In a genomic window of Pangasianodon hypophthalmus isolate fPanHyp1 chromosome 19, fPanHyp1.pri, whole genome shotgun sequence:
- the riox1 gene encoding ribosomal oxygenase 1 isoform X2, whose amino-acid sequence MERKSAFAYYQSIKEKTAQTQQVSVSPAKKKKRKQNGMVPAVSAMKKVKKIPAERKTKQKENHNEPVDEEQRPSNGTDQVNNDTLPTLLTELAKVDNSRERANMLFQWLIHPVTAKTFFRDNWEKKPLLIRRQNPHYYEGLFSTAEFDRILRNDDVQYGVNLDVTSYTNGKRETHNPPGRALPYSVWDFYENGCSLRMLNPQAFSSTVWNVLSILQEKFGNMAGANVYLTPAGTQGFAPHYDDIEAFIVQLEGKKHWRVYNPRSEDDVLSLVSSPNFSQSEIGKPMLDVVLEPGDLLYFPRGFIHQGNCLPDAHSLHITISSYQRSSWGDLLLKVMPAALEMAMEEDVEFRKGLPLDYLTYMGVQNSDKEDPRRDRFLSHMEGLMKRLASYAPVDAAVDQKAREFLHDCLPPVLTPAEKASSVYGAPVRFEDGEAVDLTTHMKAQTKIRLLRAGIARLCSDGEAVHLYYTTENSRVYHKEEPKSIEINAEHTDAVEFLIHSYPKFVTISTLPCDSTEDKVSLAEMLFAKGLIHTSEPLTTK is encoded by the exons ATGGAGAGAAAGTCAGCGTTTGCTTATTATCAGTCAATTAAAGAAAAGACAGCACAAACACAG caaGTCTCAGTTTCACCagcgaagaagaagaagaggaagcagAATGGGATGGTACCTGCGGTGAGCGCTatgaaaaaggtgaaaaagaTCCCTGCggagagaaagacaaagcagAAGGAAAACCACAATGAGCCTGTTGAT GAGGAGCAGCGACCATCGAACGGGACCGATCAAGTGAACAACGACACACTTCCCACACTTCTCACTGAGCTGGCCAAAGTGGACAACAGCAGGGAGCGAGCGAACATGCTGTTTCAGTGGCTCATTCATCCTGTAACAGCCAAAACCTTCTTCAG GGATAATTGGGAGAAGAAGCCTCTCTTGATCAGACGTCAGAATCCACACTACTATGAGGGCCTTTTCTCAACAGCAGAGTTTGACCGCATTTtgagaaat GATGATGTCCAGTATGGAGTGAATCTGGATGTGACGAGCTACACAAATggcaagagagagacacacaatcCTCCAGGGAGGGCTCTGCCCTATTCAGTGTGGGATTTCTATGAG AACGGCTGCTCGCTGAGGATGCTGAACCCTCAGGCCTTCTCCTCTACTGTGTGGAACGTTCTGTCCATCCTGCAGGAAAAGTTCGGCAACATGGCAGGAGCCAACGT GTACTTAACACCAGCAGGAACACAGGGATTCGCACCGCATTATGATGATATCGAAGCGTTTATTGTGCAGTTGGAAGGGAAGAAGCACTGGAGAGTGTATAACCCACG gtctgaagatgatgtgttaTCACTTGTGTCGAGCC CTAATTTCAGTCAGTCCGAGATCGGAAAGCCCATGCTGGACGTGGTGCTGGAGCCGGGTGATTTGCTGTATTTTCCCCGCGGGTTTATTCACCAGGGCAACTGCCTCCCGGACGCCCACTCTCTGCACATCACCATCTCCTCGTACCAGAGGAGCAGCTGGGGTGATCTACTTCTGAAG GTGATGCCAGCAGCTTTGGAAATGGCGATGGAGGAGGATGTGGAGTTTAGAAAGGGACTTCCTCTTGATTACCTCACCTACATGGGAGTGCAGAACTCTGACAAG gAAGATCCACGCAGAGACAGATTTTTGTCTCACATGGAGGGTTTAATGAAGAGGTTAGCGTCCTATGCTCCGGTGGATGCTGCTGTGGATCAGAAAGCACGCGAGTTTCTGCACGACTGCCTTCCACCTGTGCTAACTCCAG cggaGAAAGCGAGCAGCGTGTACGGCGCTCCTGTGCGATTCGAGGATGGAGAGGCCGTGGATTTGACCACACACATGAAGGCTCAGACCAAAATAAGACTCCTCCGTGCAGGAATCGCCAG ACTGTGCAGTGACGGTGAGGCTGTTCATCTTTACTACACCACCGAGAACTCCAGAGTTTATCACAAAGAGGAGCCCAAGAGCATTGAGATAAACGCAGAG CACACAGATGCTGTGGAGTTCCTGATCCACTCGTACCCAAAGTTTGTCACAATCTCAACTTTACCCTGTGATTCCACAGAAGACAAG GTGTCCTTGGCAGAGATGCTGTTTGCGAAAGGACTGATCCACACATCTGAACCTTTGACCACAAAGTGA
- the LOC113532225 gene encoding NADH dehydrogenase [ubiquinone] 1 beta subcomplex subunit 1, translating to MVNFAGMVREHWVNVLVPLGFVIGIYLDRWNDQKLTAFRNKSALYSRELKPGEEYTWK from the exons ATGGTGAACTTCGCAGGGATGGTGCGTGAGCACTGGGTGAACGTCCTGGTCCCGCTGGGCTTTGTCATCGGCATCTACCTGGACAGGTGGAATGATCAGAAACTGACAGCATTCAGGAACAAGAGCGCATtgtacagcag GGAACTGAAGCCTGGTGAGGAATATACCTGGAAGTGA
- the riox1 gene encoding ribosomal oxygenase 1 isoform X1, whose protein sequence is MERKSAFAYYQSIKEKTAQTQQQVSVSPAKKKKRKQNGMVPAVSAMKKVKKIPAERKTKQKENHNEPVDEEQRPSNGTDQVNNDTLPTLLTELAKVDNSRERANMLFQWLIHPVTAKTFFRDNWEKKPLLIRRQNPHYYEGLFSTAEFDRILRNDDVQYGVNLDVTSYTNGKRETHNPPGRALPYSVWDFYENGCSLRMLNPQAFSSTVWNVLSILQEKFGNMAGANVYLTPAGTQGFAPHYDDIEAFIVQLEGKKHWRVYNPRSEDDVLSLVSSPNFSQSEIGKPMLDVVLEPGDLLYFPRGFIHQGNCLPDAHSLHITISSYQRSSWGDLLLKVMPAALEMAMEEDVEFRKGLPLDYLTYMGVQNSDKEDPRRDRFLSHMEGLMKRLASYAPVDAAVDQKAREFLHDCLPPVLTPAEKASSVYGAPVRFEDGEAVDLTTHMKAQTKIRLLRAGIARLCSDGEAVHLYYTTENSRVYHKEEPKSIEINAEHTDAVEFLIHSYPKFVTISTLPCDSTEDKVSLAEMLFAKGLIHTSEPLTTK, encoded by the exons ATGGAGAGAAAGTCAGCGTTTGCTTATTATCAGTCAATTAAAGAAAAGACAGCACAAACACAG cagcaaGTCTCAGTTTCACCagcgaagaagaagaagaggaagcagAATGGGATGGTACCTGCGGTGAGCGCTatgaaaaaggtgaaaaagaTCCCTGCggagagaaagacaaagcagAAGGAAAACCACAATGAGCCTGTTGAT GAGGAGCAGCGACCATCGAACGGGACCGATCAAGTGAACAACGACACACTTCCCACACTTCTCACTGAGCTGGCCAAAGTGGACAACAGCAGGGAGCGAGCGAACATGCTGTTTCAGTGGCTCATTCATCCTGTAACAGCCAAAACCTTCTTCAG GGATAATTGGGAGAAGAAGCCTCTCTTGATCAGACGTCAGAATCCACACTACTATGAGGGCCTTTTCTCAACAGCAGAGTTTGACCGCATTTtgagaaat GATGATGTCCAGTATGGAGTGAATCTGGATGTGACGAGCTACACAAATggcaagagagagacacacaatcCTCCAGGGAGGGCTCTGCCCTATTCAGTGTGGGATTTCTATGAG AACGGCTGCTCGCTGAGGATGCTGAACCCTCAGGCCTTCTCCTCTACTGTGTGGAACGTTCTGTCCATCCTGCAGGAAAAGTTCGGCAACATGGCAGGAGCCAACGT GTACTTAACACCAGCAGGAACACAGGGATTCGCACCGCATTATGATGATATCGAAGCGTTTATTGTGCAGTTGGAAGGGAAGAAGCACTGGAGAGTGTATAACCCACG gtctgaagatgatgtgttaTCACTTGTGTCGAGCC CTAATTTCAGTCAGTCCGAGATCGGAAAGCCCATGCTGGACGTGGTGCTGGAGCCGGGTGATTTGCTGTATTTTCCCCGCGGGTTTATTCACCAGGGCAACTGCCTCCCGGACGCCCACTCTCTGCACATCACCATCTCCTCGTACCAGAGGAGCAGCTGGGGTGATCTACTTCTGAAG GTGATGCCAGCAGCTTTGGAAATGGCGATGGAGGAGGATGTGGAGTTTAGAAAGGGACTTCCTCTTGATTACCTCACCTACATGGGAGTGCAGAACTCTGACAAG gAAGATCCACGCAGAGACAGATTTTTGTCTCACATGGAGGGTTTAATGAAGAGGTTAGCGTCCTATGCTCCGGTGGATGCTGCTGTGGATCAGAAAGCACGCGAGTTTCTGCACGACTGCCTTCCACCTGTGCTAACTCCAG cggaGAAAGCGAGCAGCGTGTACGGCGCTCCTGTGCGATTCGAGGATGGAGAGGCCGTGGATTTGACCACACACATGAAGGCTCAGACCAAAATAAGACTCCTCCGTGCAGGAATCGCCAG ACTGTGCAGTGACGGTGAGGCTGTTCATCTTTACTACACCACCGAGAACTCCAGAGTTTATCACAAAGAGGAGCCCAAGAGCATTGAGATAAACGCAGAG CACACAGATGCTGTGGAGTTCCTGATCCACTCGTACCCAAAGTTTGTCACAATCTCAACTTTACCCTGTGATTCCACAGAAGACAAG GTGTCCTTGGCAGAGATGCTGTTTGCGAAAGGACTGATCCACACATCTGAACCTTTGACCACAAAGTGA